The genomic segment TCCCCAAACTGCCtgtttgctgttgtttttaataaaccaattcaattcatttcaatgttGTTTTTGAAAGCTGTGTAATAATGACGAAGCAATACTTACATTGGACAGTGCCTTATCGACCTGCGGCAAGAGGAATACGGCCGAGACAACGGCTCCAACCAGCAAGAAGAGGCCATAGACGATCCTGGTGGATGTTGAGTTCTTGCATGATGGGCAGGCAGCACAGCAACAAGAGCAGGCTGCTGAACCAAAGCAACACGCCAACTACGTATAGATAGgagaaataacaaattaattttttttttcagattcgaCACTCCTTCACTGgttaatattaattttaaaggTTACTTTAAACTTTAAAGTGCACAGACATGGTCACACATGAGAAGAGAGGTGACAAATTTTGGAATGCCCAAATTATAGGACAGAACTATTGACCGACTTTACAAAACAGCTGCTGTACAATGTACAAAATAAGTAGACGCTAGGACAGTGTTTCCAATTTCTATGCTCTAATTTCTGTGTTATCACCCGTAACGTTAGCATGGTTAGTGCGAGGAACTTACCACTAAATGTTATACAATGTAGCTACAGTAGATGTACGcctaaatgtataaaaaaataaacattggtTGTATACACTTGTTCattgcaaccaccctgcctatGGGGAATCTATTTGTAGATCTATGGCTATGCAGTACACAACACACATTTacaaaattctttaaaatatcacttctgtaaccaaaaatatttatttttatataccggtagttgtttctttttttcattattaacttggggatcctttttttttattcacaagaGCGCTAAAAAGCTgtaattttgagcattttttgtgTAGGCCCTctatttgacaaaaaataaaattgaaattttgattgtaaaaaaacattattaatatacaatcaaaatttaaatttattttttgttgaatattaatttttatctataaatttttCTTCAAGACGGCACTTCGTAACACCACTCATCAAAGCTACATCATCACTCAAGCCTATTGTAACTTGTTACAGTATtttccactcattcaatgaacaaggttatgatattttCAATGTTTACGAATGGATACAGAGATTGGTCTGGTATCtcatttttctaatttttgtgCAAAATGGTCATGGTCATACCTTACAAGTAAATCATGCGCATTAGGTCAATACTACTGGTGTAATCTATGTAAAGTATGTACcgtagtcatggtagtattgAAAATGTAAACCAATCTAATTTATTTAATACAATTTTTGTAATATGCAATTGAATTGGCAGTTGCAGTTGCAATGACATTGacaatgttaaaaataaaataaatatgaaggGAATTCCTTTCTTCAAGTTCTTGACTCTTGTGTACAAAGTTCGCTAGGCATAGTCCCATATCATGCATATGCGTGCCTAGGCTCCATAATGTAATGacagtatcattatcattaaaaaatatcatcagagAGTCATATACTTAGGCTAGCTCGGTACGAACTACACTGCTAATGTAATGGCAAAATGCTATGTGTAGTCATACATGCACATATCTTCATGTACGTCATCGGCAGTGCAGTACCGTACCGGTACGTACGGTACTGAATACAAAGGCAAACTCTCACCGTCGCAGAATCTACACATTATCATTCGATCATTGAGTATTTACTTACAGCGCCTAATCCACAGCACATATTAACACTTTATTCGAATGATTCCTTCGAGAAAATTATATGCAGTCACTTTAATATtctaaagaacaaaataagacTCTTTCGAAGGAGATATTGATGTGTAATTTTGTAGAAAATTTGCTGTCCGACGACGTAAAGCGATAATCAATCATGTATTGTTTATCATATCCTAAGTTAGTCTTTTCACCATgtatgtaatatattttttacgcAATGGGTAAATAACCATAGGGAATATGAGAGCTAAAGTCATTTTTCGCTCAATATAATATTCTTTCTAATATATtcatgatttgaatttattgttaaataaaatgaaaattttgtatgaattctATACAAAAATTGTAAAACCTTGACTTAGACTAGTTAGTGATCACAAACCTATTTATAGATTTGTTGCATGACAAACTATTTAGCGAGTGACGAAACGATGAGATTGTCAATTTAAAATTCCTTATACTTAATTCTTCATTTcttggatttaaaataaatggtccttactttaaaaaaaaaatcaaataggcCTGCACAGAAGAAAATGAGGGAGCACAGCTCAGCAAATTGCGCCAATCAAGTTTTCTTGGCCGTATTACTTAAATTCTATATTCCCCAGGCCCTAGCTATAGcttttttatgataatttttttactttgcttGTTTATTGGGATTAATTCATGAATTTACTTATTTAGTTTATTAAGGCCCATTATGTTCTTTTTCTTTCGGGGGTACCGTCAAGGAATACATAGGCCTTATGTTGGGTCCCGTGAGCGGCCGCCCTATACTCATGAATGATGGAGACCTTTTTGCGCCAGCCTGCCTAAatgcatatttgtttttatcagCTTGGTAAATAAGCTAGGGTATAACAATTACAAAGTTGGCAAGAACGGTTTCAAGTTTCACGACACGATCACATATGCCATGAGATATGACttctaaattatatatatatttatttgaacgGAAAGAAAGATATGAAATATAAGCGCTATTATTCTCGCTCACTTCGCCTATCTctattactgttttttttttggtggaagCAAGATGATTTTGGAAAACAACAACTCTGCATTTTAAATCATGGAATGTATATGTTTAGCCCTATATGTATAAATAGCCTATTTCCTATTTCCAAATagcatttataccgcaataaatAGTGCTATTTTTCTCTCGCTATAGCTCCTCTTGCTACACTGCTTTTGCCGCATCATTTCGATGCAAGATGATAGTGAGAAAACAAGTGTATTCAAATACTTCCATGCCATATATAAGTACTGGCATTATCATGTCAAATAGGTGTAAATGTtgttataaaaatacaatagatAATTTACATGAAGTTCAAATTGAATTTTGCTGCTTAGGCTTTGCCTGTATTTGTCATTAATGTGGTGATCACTAATAGTTTCAGACCGGGAAGGTTTGACGGAAATCTATCCAAGAAGAGATTGGTCCTacctttttaaaaagattttaatcaagttcaagttcaagtttattcaaaccaatcaaaacaagAGACATATACATAGTTTAACAAGAAATGAGAATACATGCATGATAGGTTTGGGACCACatagaagcagagcttgtgagaggggccctatacagtacagtacagcaagaatgagatgaaaaatatatacaatgataatagagagtataaataagaaaaatacatacaaaaatacacacacacacaccaacacacaccctcacgcacACATATGGTTTGTCAAGATTCAATTAAAGACACTTTGtaatctttcaaataaatagcgacatgaatttttaaatatggGCAGTGTTAATTGGACTGGATCTAAAGCTTTGTGGTAACTTATTCCATTCTTTGATACAAACTatcacaaaataattcaaagcaGTATTTGTTCTTGCAAGTGGTTGTTGGTGGATAGGATTTTTCTGCCGTGTATTGTACAAATGGACATTCGAGTTAGCaacaaatgcatcttttaaaaatgaacagtTTTGAGAGGATTgtgatttgtacataaatatcaaaCAATTGAAGGAGACTAAATCATCAAGAGGCAAAATCTTCAATtgcagaaataaaggaatatttGGACATCTGTAATTTGTAGGACTAACGTCATATGCTAGTAATGCCATTTCAAAACGTCATTGAATTCCATAAATACCTATTCACGATGactgaaaaaaatcatatataagagtctatatacatattcaatagaAGCATAAGAAATTGTAGTATATGTTTCGGGAATTCTGCCACATTATGGTTCCTGCATTAAAACTCTAACCTTTTGGGGGTGGCTAGACGGGGACTCAAAATGGAGCAAACGAGaactaaaatttcaacaaatttgaagaaaaaaaaatgaaataaagacgGGAGAACAAAAGAATATGtaagaggggaaaaaataattcCCTTTGCCTTTAGTTTCCTATAGTTCCCTCTCCCTTCtcgtgcacccccccccccgaaggcGATGACAATCTGCCGACTCTTTGACAAAATAAGCAATCACTCGCTTCTCTTTCTCgcatcattgtttttttttacttaatgaGTTTTAATTCTGGGCTGGTTTTTTTAAGAAATTTGTTTACGATAActatccttctcctgcaaattatGAGCGTTATAATAACTTGGTAGTAGATCATATTCGTTTTGAATAATGttttagtcatttttttttctttattattcatgCCCCCAAACAGTAatcaataggcctattttatgtttttttttatgttatgaaaaatgtattatacgaattgtatatgaatgcagaaaaaaataactaaaCAAATGTGCAATGTCGGTTGTATTGATAATAGATTTGTCTTATTTTTACACAGATTTTACCATTGTCTCTTAAACAACTGCGTATAattatgaagagtttagttgcaaaaggcgTTAGGtacactttggaccattccgggaaaaaccatgttttttattttcacttattgcaatattcttatgagaaactaaattgtcatgatgtactaccctatcatgtgaacataaaattgggtataaaagaaatctacctgtcttcaatttttttctatatatttaaaaaaaaattatcattgtggacctaaccccttttgcaagttaACTTAAATAAATCCAATCTGTTTTGATTAAAAAGTGacttttctttgccactttcattcacgttttcatttgaatctcatattttctttcgtatcatcagagtgactaaaaatttagaggtttagagacagaaaacaataaaatttatgaaaaattgacctaaccccttttgacaaatgagttcttcagaagagttttgttgcaaaaggggttaggtccactccaagaaagtcttttttttattctcccatattgcaatatttttatgcgaaactgaattttcatgatacccttccATGAGAACctgaaattgggtataaaagaaatcttcctgtcttcatatttttttatgatattcttttccaaaaaattctgtgtggacCCATGGACCTATTTTAATTTtggtggacctaaccccttttgcaactaaactgaaatggacctaaccccttttgaaaaaaagtggtttttctttgccattttagttcactttttaataggaatttcaaattttctttggtatcatcagagcgactacaaatttagaggttttgagactgaaaacaattaatttaagaaaaattgATCTAACCCCTTtagacaaatgagctcttcagaagagtttggttgcaaaaggggttaggtccactccatgaaatattttttttaattctcccatattgcaatattcttatgcgaaactaaattttcatgataccatgagaacataaaattgggtataaaagaagtctacctgtcttcatattttttaaaatattctttaaaaaaaaattcggtttggacctaacccattttgcaaccaaactgaaatggaccttaccccttttgaaaaaaagtgattttctttGCTATTTCAGATaaatttttaatgggaatttcaacttttctttggtatcatcttaaaaagctactaaaaatctatacattgcgacaaaaaaatggacctaaccccttttgaaagtgagctcttatatattgaaaatatgatCTATCATCATGACTAACCTTACTGCAGCAACAGCCGGTTTAACTTTCCAAATTATTTTGTACCAGATATTCCACACCCCTGAGAACATACTCTTATTCCGTCATTCCACTTATTTtgtctcctttctttttctcccctttctctccaCCCCACTCTCTGTCTCCCATTCTACTCTTTTTCACTTTCCTTCTTATCTAATCCTTTACCTCAATCATTTTGATCACGCCCTTAGAACTATAGGGCCTTTGTTAGTtggttctctttttttttcttcacctgtcatctctcttcctctcctAATCATAATACTTGAACTTTCCTTTAAATCTCCTGTATCCACTGTCTTTTCTCCCGGTTCAGCTTTCTccccgattttttttcttaaatcccGAATCAAATTAATGTTATTTGTAATACTCGTATTTATCATTGTGACTATATTTGTGAGttgagaaaaacaaaaatgttgatcATTTTATTTGCGGGCAATATTCTATATTTACATAAGAATCCAAATCGacgaaataaattaataaaaatatctaGACATACACCTAAAGCCAAAGGCATATTATGTAGgatcaaatttgaatatcatgGACGTTGGGAGGGGTTGGGATGCGTTCGAATGGCCatggagagaagaagaagaagaagaaggagaagaagaaaacaaaaattgggCCGGAAAACTAATTGTTACCGCGTAGTAGGCAAACAAATACCGTATACTTAAAAGTCCATATCACACTTTTGAATTTTTGTGTTTATTGGTGTTTAAAATGCATCAAtacacattttgcaaatttacaTTATAAAAACATAGTAAACAGTAAGCATGGTAATCGCAAACCAATTCTTACACACACACCATTTCTACTGTACAAAATACATCGAAACATGTACACAAATTCGAGCATACATGTTTGATTTAgtcatttatataattatatgaaaGTATAAAgttgtataaaaatataaactcTTGATTATGGCAGTGTTAATATGACAttataaaacattaaaacacaaaattaattgaaagctTCAGGACAATAATCGAACAAGACATTACAAAAAGTCAATGGCAATTGATCAACAAACTGTCATGATTATAGAATGATGGATTAAAAACATTTGCATGCAAATTCCAATAATTAATATGCAAAACCTGTCACTCCtaaaatcaatattcatttgCAATGTAGATGACTTATGGATACGCattaaagtttttaaacaatagGCATCGTTTGTATACacgacatatatatataatatgatcCAGTACAACATGCACGATAATTTTTGACGTAGCAGAAATGCCCGAACCGACATAAAACACATGCAATGGTATAAAGGGCATAATAAAAGTATAACATTTCGCATACATTATATGCTTATAAAAGACCACATCACTTTGAACATGAATACATAGGCGTATAATAGTTTAGACCCCGTGGTTTAGACTAACCAATTTTGATACAGAACCCTAGAATAATATCGAAGATATGCCAAATAAACAAAtctatatacataattatatatgtgcTTGTTAAAAATGGCATCAGTATATTCAGCTGTTGTtgattaaacaaaaatcaatgaaaatggtTGAAGTACTGGAATTATAGCAGATAAGTATAAGGCAATGGAAATGTCGAAAATTAGGCCTACGCCATACCATCTATTCAGGGACAAAAAAGGAAATGtctgggcccgtcttacaaagagttgcgatcgttccgatcaaccacaactgtACGTGGAAGGCCAAGAACATCAACATATAAACTGCatgattgttcaaaatattttccagatgtgatgtatatttctatacgttcattgttttcttgaaaattcaatgtgcttttctttatttacaaaagacattgtccaaatttcctgtagtagaaattatgacattgatggatattaaatatagctgaggtggatcGGATCAatagcaactctttgtaagaccatGAAGACAGGGCCGAGGTCCTCAAAGCTTGAAAGAATACATTATCAGGAAtgcaatattgcaatatgatagtttgaaaaagTGAGTTAAGACTGTCTGTGAAATTATGGCAATCGATGGACAGGAAAATGGTCTACAAGGAATGTAAAAAATATctcaagaagaaaaataaaaccccTAATCATTGTTCCTCCCTTAGTTCACAAAgacataataacaaaaaaactAGACATAAACCTTGCCTAGATGGAGGAACGGGGGACTGATATACCgttcacaaatatttttaatgtgtttttctTCATGAAAACAAGTAATAATGGTTGAAAAGTTGTCCATTTATTTGGAAGACAAATTAAGCTATGTTATTCACCATAACCGGTACACTAATATCATTTTCACTATATGCATAGCATATACAAGCATTATTGCAATTATTAATCGCAATCACTCTGGAAGGACTTCATCTGAGTGTGTTTCACAAAAAGATTTAGATTAATCCAACCTATCacaactttgggcaaccaacAGCACAACGGTCCAGAATGCACATCGGCTGGAGCTTACAGCTTACCTTGTCGcatttaatttaattaattaattaactaattttattcatttatttatttattgatatgttcattctattttttttttttttttttttggggggggggggctacaaaATAGACCGTGCATTAAGACTATTGTGGCACAGTTGACTTGCCATAGTTTAGATTGATGGCATCAATCACAATTTGTAAGACAAGGACCATATTAAATGGTAACCTATGACCCATTATGCAATCTACAACATAATACACTTTCATTCAACTTATTCAAAACAATTAACCAAACCATTACTATTAATGGCAAATTGCAaacttcattttatatttacatgaatACAAACTGCTATTGCAAATTTTTACACATTAGGCTTGTGCGAGAAAATCTTTGTCTTCAAAGATTATAACTCATGCCAGATATTGATCATCTTTTCAAGGTAAAATACAGTACTTTAAAAATCCTTGTGCCCGCACAAATACAAaagtaaaaacattatttacagTTAACACCTATTTGTTACCTTGGCTGAATATTACATCAAATCCCTCTGGAAGCATTAAAGTATCTCTATAGAATCACGTTACGAATGAATAATACAGTatcatcatttcattttggttattgtaaaaaaaaataataaaacttgTCATCTCAGACATCGATACACAATATCAAACAATCGAAAGTTTTGAACAATATAATGGAACAATAATTAACAGAAAGCAGAAGTTGAAGAGTGATTTGCTACTTTTATAGACCAGCTATGCAGAGTTCTAATCACGAAGAATGGTTCAAGGTCAGTGGTCTTGTTTATTCCAGAGTCGGACTCTGAACAAACTTTACTATAAAAGTTTTCACCAAAAATGACTTTccaaataaatttctttaaaattacgTCGGTATAAAAGCAAAATGCACGTTTTAATTTACGCCAAAACGACTTGGGTGCGAGAAGGGATCCGACGAGAGACTGGGCTGAGAGACGCTCTAAAATAACCGAAAGGTCGtcgaattaaacaaaatggtagAAGTATAGGCGTCGTCGTCAGTGGCAGATCCAgccattatatttttttttatgcacaCCAGTGGGCAAAGATTCGTGCCTCATCCGACTCGAATTGCTTCTGGTCGTCATCatagaaatagtagaagtaaagTCGTATATTTGTGGTAGCAGCAGTCGGAGAAGTATGGTTCTGTAGCAACATTAACAGAAGAACAAGGAACAAGAGGTAAAAGTATTAAAGTTGTGAATTTGAAGGAGTTGTACAGTGCCATTGAATCCTCTATGCCTCCATAAAAGGAAACCAGATCCCTTTATCTTTCATTTCCATCACCAGATAACAGGAAGCGGCGTGGTAGTTTCATCTTCGAACACAAAATATACCACAAGGGTGGCCTTCCACCATCCCGCTGATGCCACAGTGAGTCCAAGAGCTCTATGTGGGCACAGGCCTGAAACACTCCATGTCGGTCGTAGCTGACGTAAGAGCAGCTGCTACGACAGAACAAGTTCACGTGCGCCATGGGATGTATTCTGTGTCTTTCTTCTGATCGGGTGGTTGGTCAATATTTGTGTTTGCATCTGCTTCAGGTGGGACGAAGTTCTTGCTTACCCATTCTGCTGCTGATGGTTCCTGCAAAGCGACAATGGCAAGGGCAGAAGAACAGTGGAGACAGGAACGGGGGAAAGAAAGGGGTGAAGGGGGAGTGGAGAGCGcacagagagaaagaaattaagaaagagaaaacagaGATTAAGAATCGGGGAGAGAAGGGAAGTGTATAGAGAAAGGAATGGGAAAATAaagtaacaaaataatgattacttCAACAATAGGAGAGAAGATAAAAAAATCTAATGACACCTGAATTGCTTATTCTTAAGGTCTGATTTTGTAGTCAATGGATACTGCATAATTCGATGTAACGAAGTTATTCAGTTTTCATTTGGATTCGCCGATTCGACTGTAAACACTAAGTGAGATAATTATGTCATGTGAAGATCTCGACGTCATAAATTGTTGTATCTGGAAAATGAGTAATGAAATAATGGACTCTATATGCAGTCGATGGTCATGTCCGGGCCTAGTTATGCCACCGGGTCTTTAAACACAGTTGATATAGGAAGTTCTGATGGGATGAACTTATGAAATGCCTACCTCATTTTCTCCACAAGATTGATCATCTACAAACACCTCGGAATAGTCACCATCATCCTGGAAGAGGAAATACAAAATCCATTCATCAGCAATTTCGTCAAATTGCCTTTGCTACAAAAGCTtatcaatgtcatcattttgtCATATTTGCTGAAATTTCAAACCAAAGGAATTATCATGATACCAATTTCATAATGCATCTATATGATGTTGAAAAAACCTTGTTATTACTCTTAAACTACACTAGAGTCGGGTATTATCTCCTTTGATAAACGGAGGAGGAATGATCAATGAGTAGTGATTACTCCTATACCCCCTGCCCCCACTCCCTTGGAGACATGCAATTCCATGCATATATTACGTTAATTAACGTTCATAATTAAAACGATTTGGTATCTTTCTTACTTGTGAATTGGACGTAGACAGACTGCACTGAGGGGAAAGTGGCGGCCTCGTCGAAGCAGACACCAAGGGAGATATGTACCCGCTATCCTTGGATTCCTCAGCCCGAATAATGTTTCTGGTGTGCGGATGGGACGGCTGTTGTGGTTGTGTACTTGAGATTCCCAAGGAACCCTGCGACCTGCGCCCATTAGGAAAGACGTCGTGACGTCGGGGTGGTAGTTCCGGTCCCTGGTCCATCGGATTTTCAGTGATAGTCATTAACCTAGCTGGCACTGGCATTGCTGGATCTGACGGCTTCATCCCATGTTTCAGTTCGGTTTGGTATTGTCCATGCGTTTTGTAGATGTTGCGTCGTTTATGGCGCCACCTCATGATTATGATAGTGATTAGGCCAACAGACAAAATGATCGCTACGGCAACTCCAGTGATgatataaatcattttactatccAGTGAGCCTGTAGACGGTTGAACATCTTCCATTTTTGACAACTGTGGATGACCAATAGGATCCTTTTGAAAGAGAGGGGTTTTAGGGGTGATGCTAGGCAATTGGGGCATGTTATCACCAGCAGAAGGGCAGATGTCATGATGACTGAGATCTGCAATCAATTGTCCTTTGAATCTTGCTGGAGATGCACAGGTTGCCATGTAGGACAGATCTCCCTCAAGACTTATTGCTTCAAGCCTGTACTGAAGAGGGTAAATGGAGCAATCGCAGTGAAGGGGGTTGTGAGAAAGATCAAGCTGAGTAACCTGAGGGATGCTGCTGAAGGTGATATTCCTGGTTGAGTTCAATGAGTTATTCTGCAGTCGGAGATCAGTCAGATGCCGAAAATCATCAAGTGCGCTAGTTTCTATTGATTCTATCCTGTTGAATGACAAGTCAAGTACATTAAGAGAATCGAGGAATTCAAACGACCGGCTCTGAATACTAATTATGCGATTGTGCTGAATATAGAGCTTCCTTAGTACAGTCAGACTAGCAAAATCGCGGTTATGGAGAAACTGGATGTCATTGAAAGAAAGTTGAAGGGTGTGGATTCTGTTGGCATATGGAAATATTCCTGTTGGCACTCGTGTCAAGTTTGTATATTGCAAGTCTAAGTGGTTGAGATTGGTGAGTCCATTAAACGCACGACCGTTAAGGTCCCCCAAAGGGTTGTTCTTGAGATAAAGTTTGGTCAGGTGAGGATATCTGCTGAAGCAGTCGTCTGACAACTGCGTGATTTTATTACTGTCAAGGTATAGAGTTTGCAGAGAATTGGCAGACGAGAAGGCATCGCATGGAGCTGCCGTGAGTTTGTTTTCCTGCAGAGACAAGTACTTCAGTTGAGACATGTTCTGAAATGTGACTGGCTGAATCACCTCTATCCCAGCCTTGTTCATGAACATGTAGAGAACATTCGACAGTCCAGTCATCATGTCCGGTTCGATGGTTGAGGTACATATCTCATTCAGATGGATCTGTTGCAACCGAGAACAGCCTTCAAATGCTCCGTTCTCCAGCGTCAGATTGTTCCTGTCCAGATACAGGTACTTCAAATAGGTGAAATTGCTGAAGGAACCCTTGACCAGCTGCTGCAGTCGGTTGTCCTGCATTCTCAAGGTCTTGGCTGAGTTGCATTCTTGTGGCACGTAGGTCAGGTATCGCCCCTGGCACCTGGCTTCCTTCCCCCATTCATAGTATTCGCAGACATCCGAACATCCAGTGCTCACCGCCCGACCAACTCCGATTAAGCAGACTAGCGCCACCAAGTTAACCAACAACGCTTGTTGAAAGAGATCACCCATGATGAAATCATTGAAAAGTCTTAGATTTCTGCATAAAAACAATAGAAACGAACAattattcttcatttcaaaGCAAACACTGGGTAGTACGCCTGTTTATATCATTTTCGTCGCAATGAAGGTATGGTTAGGATGTATAGACTCAAATTTGTAAAGGGAAATGAGTtcaaatcacaaataaaattgcTTCAAGCTTTCGTATTCAGTTGGAACTCAATGAAAATGATTGGATATGCTTTACAAGAAGATTTCCCTATACATAAAAAAAAGCAAGT from the Lytechinus pictus isolate F3 Inbred chromosome 1, Lp3.0, whole genome shotgun sequence genome contains:
- the LOC129259685 gene encoding leucine-rich repeat-containing protein 15-like isoform X2 translates to MGDLFQQALLVNLVALVCLIGVGRAVSTGCSDVCEYYEWGKEARCQGRYLTYVPQECNSAKTLRMQDNRLQQLVKGSFSNFTYLKYLYLDRNNLTLENGAFEGCSRLQQIHLNEICTSTIEPDMMTGLSNVLYMFMNKAGIEVIQPVTFQNMSQLKYLSLQENKLTAAPCDAFSSANSLQTLYLDSNKITQLSDDCFSRYPHLTKLYLKNNPLGDLNGRAFNGLTNLNHLDLQYTNLTRVPTGIFPYANRIHTLQLSFNDIQFLHNRDFASLTVLRKLYIQHNRIISIQSRSFEFLDSLNVLDLSFNRIESIETSALDDFRHLTDLRLQNNSLNSTRNITFSSIPQVTQLDLSHNPLHCDCSIYPLQYRLEAISLEGDLSYMATCASPARFKGQLIADLSHHDICPSAGDNMPQLPSITPKTPLFQKDPIGHPQLSKMEDVQPSTGSLDSKMIYIITGVAVAIILSVGLITIIIMRWRHKRRNIYKTHGQYQTELKHGMKPSDPAMPVPARLMTITENPMDQGPELPPRRHDVFPNGRRSQGSLGISSTQPQQPSHPHTRNIIRAEESKDSGYISPLVSASTRPPLSPQCSLSTSNSQDDGDYSEVFVDDQSCGENEEPSAAEWVSKNFVPPEADANTNIDQPPDQKKDTEYIPWRT
- the LOC129259685 gene encoding leucine-rich repeat-containing protein 15-like isoform X1; the encoded protein is MVMRLVDSARNRNLRLFNDFIMGDLFQQALLVNLVALVCLIGVGRAVSTGCSDVCEYYEWGKEARCQGRYLTYVPQECNSAKTLRMQDNRLQQLVKGSFSNFTYLKYLYLDRNNLTLENGAFEGCSRLQQIHLNEICTSTIEPDMMTGLSNVLYMFMNKAGIEVIQPVTFQNMSQLKYLSLQENKLTAAPCDAFSSANSLQTLYLDSNKITQLSDDCFSRYPHLTKLYLKNNPLGDLNGRAFNGLTNLNHLDLQYTNLTRVPTGIFPYANRIHTLQLSFNDIQFLHNRDFASLTVLRKLYIQHNRIISIQSRSFEFLDSLNVLDLSFNRIESIETSALDDFRHLTDLRLQNNSLNSTRNITFSSIPQVTQLDLSHNPLHCDCSIYPLQYRLEAISLEGDLSYMATCASPARFKGQLIADLSHHDICPSAGDNMPQLPSITPKTPLFQKDPIGHPQLSKMEDVQPSTGSLDSKMIYIITGVAVAIILSVGLITIIIMRWRHKRRNIYKTHGQYQTELKHGMKPSDPAMPVPARLMTITENPMDQGPELPPRRHDVFPNGRRSQGSLGISSTQPQQPSHPHTRNIIRAEESKDSGYISPLVSASTRPPLSPQCSLSTSNSQDDGDYSEVFVDDQSCGENEEPSAAEWVSKNFVPPEADANTNIDQPPDQKKDTEYIPWRT